The genomic DNA ACGACCTGCGACCCGATCAGGCCGGTTCCGCCGATGACTGCGATCTTCATGGGTCACCTTCCGTCGAGCACGCGGCAGTCGGGCCGCCGCGCGCCGCTCCCGGCGGTCGCGCTGCCGCCCGTGCCGCCTGCGGTACGCACACCCCTCGGCCACCGTAAACGCGCCGGATGCCGCGCGCCCGCCGAAAACGAGGCACTCCGTACGGGAGGGGAGACCGGCCGTTCACCGCGCGGACCGCCGCAGGCCGGGGGTTCGTTACGCTGTCGCTCGCTCTACCGGGCCGCGGGTGGCGGTTCGGGTCAGGCGAGGCGGTCGGCAGACCGCCGGGGGTGAGGGGGATCATGTCCCGACCGGACGAATCGGCGGTGCCGCACGGCCGTACGGGGGACGCGGGGTGGTCCACGGTCGCGCCGCCGCGCCTGCCGCTGGGGGCATCCGACCCCGCCGTCGCCGGTCCCTACCAACTGGAGGCGGTGCTCGGCGCGGGCGGCATGGGCCGCGTCTATCTGGGGCGTACGCCGGCGGGCAGCGCGGTGGCGGTCAAGCTCGTGCACCGCGAGTACGCGGGCGACGCGGCGTTCCGCAAACGCTTCGCGCAGGAAGTCGCCGCCGCCCGGCGGGTGCAGGGCCTCTACACCGTGCCCGTGGTCGACGCCGACCTCCGGGCCGACGAGCCCTGGCTCGCCACCGCGTACGTGCCCGGGCCCTCCCTCCAGCACGCCGTCGCGGAGAGCGGGCCGCTGCCCGCCGACGCGGCGCTGGCGCTCATAGCCAGGGTGGCCGAGGCGCTGCAGTCCATCCACGCCGCCGACGTCATCCACCGCGACCTCAAGCCCTCCAACATCCTGCTGACCGCCGACGGGCCCAAGGTCATCGACTTCGGCATCGCCCGGGCCGCGGACCTCACCGCCGTGACCGCCACCGGCGTACGCACCGGCACGCCCGCCTACATGGCGCCGGAGTACATCCGGGGCCATACCGTCGCCGAGGCCGGCGACATCTTCGCCCTCGGCGGCGTCGCCCACTTCGCCGCGACCGGCGGGCACGCCTTCGGCGGCGGTACGGACCACGGCGTGGTGTACCGGATCCTGGAGCAGGAGCCCGACCTCGGCGGCAGTCCGGAGCCGGTACGGGCCGTCGCCGCGGCCTGTCTGGCGAAGGACCCGGAGCGGCGGCCGACGCCCGCCGAGGTCATCGGGATGTGCCGCCGCGCCGCGGGCGACGGGGGCGGGAGCGGAGGCGGGGCCGGGCATCCGGCGACCGTCGTCGACGTGCCGCCGCCCCGTACGGTGCCCGACGCCCACGACCAGGCCGCCCCCGGCCCGTACGCCCTGACCCGGACCGCCGCCCCGGCCGCGCCGTCCTCTCCCTCCGCGCCCGGCCCCGGCCCCCGCCCCGAGACCGCGACCGGCACCTTCGGGCCGCCGGCACTGCTGCTCGGCGGGGTCGCCGCCGTCGTGCTCGTCATCGTCCTGGTCGCCGTCCTCCTGCCCTCGTCCGGCTCCGACAAGCAGCAGCAGTCGAGTTCGCCGTATGGGTCGTACGAGCCCACCGGCGGCCTCGCCTTCCCCGCCCGTGCCCCGGGCCCCGCCGGCATCGACTTCAGCCCCGACGGCAGGACGCTGGTCACCGGCGGCGACGACGGCAAGATCCGGTTCTGGGACGTCGCAAGCCGCAAGCAGAGCGACGCCGTCACCCAGAAGAACACCGTCAGCAACTACGTGCCCGGGGTGGTCAGCGTCGAGTTCAGCCCCGACGGCAAGCTGCTCGCCACCGGCACCGGCACCGGCGGGACCGGCCTGTACGACGTGGCGGGGCGGCGGTGGCTCAACTACCTGCACATGGGCGGCGAGAACGTGGCGTTCTCCCCGGACGGCAAACTGCTCGCGATCGGCAGCAGGACGGGCTCGGTGTTCCTCTTCGACCCCGCCGAGCGCGGTGACGACATCGTCGCGTACTTCGACCACGAGCACGACGTCACGGCCATCGCCTTCAGCCCGGACGGCAAGACGCTGGCCTCCGTGGGCGACGACTCCGAGAGCACCTCCGGCCGCAGCGACACGACCCGGCTCTGGGACATCGCCGGCCGCGACCCGGAGCCGTACGGCCAGGGGGACCCTGCCAAGGTCCTCAAGCAGCCGTGGGAGGCGACGGCCGTGGCGTTCGGCGGCCCGGACGGCAGGACGCTCGCGGTCGGCTACCCCGACGGCGAGGTGTGGCTGTGGGACGTGAGCACCGGCCGGAAGAAGGCGACCCTTCGCGACGACTACCTCACCGAGGTCGCCGACCTGGAGTTCAGCCCCGACGGGAAGACGCTCGCCACCACCGCGGAAAGCGGCGGCGGCGTGCTGCTGTGGAACGTCGCCCGCGGCAAGCCGAGCGCGCGGCTGGTGAGCGGCGATGAGGACGGGAAGGGCAAGGGCCTGATCGAGGAGGTGACGTTCAGCCGGGACGGGAAGCTGATCGCGGGCGCCGACCGCAAGGACCGCGCCGTATGGCTGTGGCAGAACCCCCTGTGACGGGGGCGCGCGGGCTCATGTGCGGAACGGGCCCGTTATCTCGTACGTGACGCCGCCCGAGGAGCTGCCCGTGGTGCCGCGCTGGCTGGAGAAGTACAGCCGGGTGCCGTCCGGGGTGAAGGCCGGGCCGGTGATCTCCGAGCCGCCCTGTCCTTCCACGCGCAGGAACGGGGCGACGACGTCGTCCGGGGTGATGAGGCAGATCTCCATGTTGCCGCCGTCCTCGGCGACGTAGAGGTCGCCGGAGCGGCTGCCGGTGACGTTGTCGACGCCGGTGAGCGGGGCGGTGCCCGGTATCAGGGAGTCGTCGTACGCCAGCTCCAGGGTCTGCGCCGCCGCGTCGTACTGCCAGACGCGGCCGTCGCCCTTCGTCGTGAACCAGCAGGTGCCGCTGTCGCTCGCGTAGTGGCAGCCCTCGCCGCCGTCGAACCGCTTCGCACCCGCCACCTGGTTCCGCGTCGCCGTCGACGCGCCGCTCGGGTCCGGCACCTGCGCCCATGTCACCGGGCCCGAGGTGCCCGAGCCCATCCGCAGCACCTCCAGGGTGCCGGCGGAGAGCGAGCCCCAGGTGGCGGGCCGGAAGCGGTAGAAGCAGCCGTCCGATACGTCCTCGGTCAGATAGACGACCTTCCGCTCCGGGTCCGCGGCCGCCGCCTCGTGCTTGAAGCGGCCCATCGCGTCGCGCCGGACCGCGGCGTTCGCGCCCCAGGGGTCGGTCTCGTAGACGTAGCCGCGGTCGACCTCCTCGCAGGACAGCCAGGTGTCCCACGGGGTCTTGCCGCCCGCGCAGTTCTGCCGGGTCCCGGAGAGGATGCGGTACGCGCCCGCCACCTCGCCGGCGGCGGTGAAGCGGATCGAGCCGGCGCCGCCGGAGGGGGTGACCTCGGAGTTGGAGACGTAGATCCAGCCGTCGCCGTCCGCGAAGCAGGCGCCGCCGTCGGGCGCGGGGTGCCAGGTGTACGACGTACCCGCCACCTGCTGCCCGGAGCGGGCCACGACCCGGCTGGTGAAGCCCTGCGGCAGCCGGATCCCGTTGCCGTCCGCCGGGCCGGGCGCCCCGTACGGGCCGGCCCCCGGCTGTGCCGGATCCGCGGCGGCGGATCCCCGCCACAGACTGCCGCCGAACGCCGCCGCCGAACCGCTGACGACCGCTCCGCGCAGGAAAGAACGGCGCTCCACGACCATCCACTCCTTGAGGTGGGGGAGCCCGGGACAGCCGCCCGCGGGCCGCCTTCGCACCATAGAACTGCGAGGTTGACGGAGCGGCAACAGTCCGGTTACGCAGAGCTGACCGCTCGCCGTCAGGCGGCGGCGCGGACGGTGGCGGCGGGGGTAGCGGGGGCGCCGGCCCGGGTGCCGGCGCAGGCGAGTTCTTCGTCGTAGCGGTGGAGTACGAGCCGCGCCAGCGCCGGGTGCGCGCCGAGCGGCGCGGCGAAGGTCAGGCCGAGGGCGCGGGCGTCGGCGGCGGTGCGGTGGGCGAAGAGGCCGGGTGCGGTGAAGCAGCAGGCCACGCCGATGCGGCGGCAGCCCCGGGCGGCGAGGGCACGGGCCGCCTCCGCGACGGTCGGCGCGGCGGCGGAGGCATACGCGGGCAGCACGGGCACCCCGAGCCGGCCGGCGAGCAGCGCGGCGGTGGCGGCGGTGTCGGCCGCCGCCGGGGCGGCCCGCGACCCGGCGGCGGCGAGCACGACCCCGTCGCCGCGCCACCCGGCTTCCGCCAGCCGGCCGGCGAGCGCGGCGGCGAGGAGGGGGTGCGGGCCGAGGGGCGCGGCGACGCGGGCGGCGAGGGCGGGGGCCCGGGGGCCGGGGCGGCCGCCGGCGGTGGGTCCCTGAGGAGTGGTGGGGTCGGCGCGGGCGGGGGTGCCGGATCCGGGGATGCCGGACCCGCGGGTGCCGGCGGTGCGCGTGCCGGGTCCGTGGGCGGCCGGGTGGGCGGGGCTTTCCGCGTGCGTCCCGCGGCCGTGTTCCGCCGCCGCCCGCAGCGTCTCCGGGATGTCCCTCGTCACGTGGTGGCCCCGGGCGAAGAGCAGGGGGACCAGGACCGCTTCGCCCGTCAGCGTGCTCAACGTGTCCCGCAGGAGCGGTTCGTTCAGTTCCACGTGCCCCAGCCGCACCCGCAGCCCCGGGCGCTGCGCCCGTACCGCCGCCAGCAGCGCCCGTACCGTACGCGCCGCCGCCGGATCCCGGCTCCCGTGCGCCACCGCCACCAGCGTGGGGCGCCCGCGTCCCCTCCCCGCCGCCGCAAGACCCGTGCTCAGCTCGGCGGTGATCCTGCTCATCAGCTCTGCCGCGGTCGTCATACCCGCGAGCCTGGCCCACCGCCGTTGCGGCACCGTTTCCGCGCCGCGTCGCCTTGTTGACGGCTGCTCACTCCCGTACGCCCCCGCCGCTGAGGACGGCGAACCGCGCCCGTAATACCCCCGTCCACCGGGGGTGACATCCGTCCCGCACCCTCACCCCATGACCGTCGACACCCACTGCCCCTACTGCTCCCTCCAGTGCGGCATGACGCTCGCACCGGCCGCCGCCGACGGCGGGCTCGACGTGCGGGAGCGCCCGGCGTTCGACGTCAACCGCGGTGCCCTGTGCGGCAAGGGCCGTACCGCGCCCGCCGTCCTCGACTCCGCCGCCCGGCTGACGCAGCCGCTGGTACGCGACGACCGCGACGACCCCGCCGCACCTCTCCGCGCCGCCTCCTGGACCGAGGCGCTCGACCGCGTCGCCGCCGGGCTCGCCGCGGCCCGGGACGGGCACGGGGCGGACGCCGTGGGGGTCTTCGGCGGCGGCGGGCTGACCAACGAGAAGGCGTACGCGCTCGGCAAGTTCGCCCGCGTCGTCCTCGGCACCTCCCAGATCGACTACAACGGCCGCTTCTGCATGTCGTCCGCCGCCGCCGCGGGCAACCGCGCCTTCGGGCTCGACCGCGGCCTGCCCTTCCCCCTCGCCGACATCCCCCGCACCGGCTGCGTGATCCTCGTCGGCGCCAACCCCGCCGAGACCATGCCGCCCGCCCTGCGCTACTTCACCGAGCTGCGCGCCAACGGCGGCACCCTCGTCGTCGTCGACCCGCGCCGCACCCGCACCGCGGAGCAGGCCGACCTGCACCTCGCCCCCCGCCCCGGCACCGACCTCGCGCTCGCCCTCGGGCTGCTGCACCTCGTGATCGCGGAAGGCCGCACCGACGACGCCTACATCGCGGAGCGCACCACCGGCTGGCCCGCCGCCCGCGCCGCCGCCATGGCCCACTGGCCGGAGCTGGTCGAGCGGATCACCGGCGTGCCCGTACCGCAACTGCGCCGCGCCGCCGCGCTGTTCTGCGACCCCGGGGCCGCCATGGTGCTCACCGCCCGCGGCCCCGAGCAGCAGGCCAAGGGCACCGACACGGTCGGCGCGTGGATCGACCTGTGCCTGGCCACCGGCCGCCCAGGACGCCCCTTCTCCGGCTACGGCTGCCTCACCGGCCAGGGCAACGGGCAGGGCGGCCGCGAACACGGCCAGAAGGCCGACCAGCTCCCCGGCTACCGGCTGCTCAGCGACTCCGCCGCCCGCGCCCACGTCGCCGCCGTGTGGGGCGTCGACCCCGGTACGCTCCCGGGCCCCGGGCGCAGCGCGTACGAACTGCTCGACGCCCTTGGCGCCCCCGGGCCCGACGGGGTGCGGGCGCTGCTGCTCATGGGCTCCAACCCGGTGGTCTCCGCGCCGCGCGCCGCGCACGTCGAACGGCGGCTGCGGTCGCTGGACTTCCTGGCCGTCGCGGACGTGGTGCTGTCGGAGACGGCGGCGCTCGCGGACGTCGTGCTGCCCGTGGCGCAGTGGGCGGAGGAGACCGGCACGCTGACGAACCTGGAGGGGCGGGTGCTGCTGCGCCGCCGCGCCGCCGACCCGCCGCCCGGGGTACGCGGCGACCTCGACGTGCTGCGCGGCCTCGCCGAGCGGCTGGCGCCTGCGCGGGCGGCGGGGTTCCCGGTGGCGGCGGAGGAGGTCTTCGCGGAGCTGCGGCGGGCGTCGGCCGGGGGGAAGGCGGACTACTCGGGGATCACGTACGCCCGGATCGAGGCGGAGGGCGGCGTGTTCTGGCCGTGCCCGGAGGGCGGCGAGCCGGTGCCGCGGATGTTCCTCGACCGGTTCGCGACGCCGGACGGGCGGGCGCGGTTCGCGGGGGTGCAGCACCGGCCCGCCGCGGAGGAGACGGACGCGGAGTACCCGGTGTGGCTGACGACGGGCCGGGTGCTGGCCCAGTACCAGTCGGGCGCCCAGACGCGCCGGGTCCCCGAGCTGACGGCGGCCGCCCCGGGCCCGTACGTGCAGATGCACCCGGAGCTGGCCGCCCGCGTGGGCGCCGACGAGGGCGACCCGGTCGCGGTTCTCTCCCGACGCGGCCGGGCCGTGGCGCCGGCGCGTATCACCACGGCGATCAGGCCGGACACGGTGTTCATGCCGTTCCACTGGCCGGGCGCGGGGCGGGTGAACACGGTGACGAACCCGGCGCTTGACCCGGTGTCGGGGATGCCGGAGTTCAAGGTGTGCGCGGTGCGCGTGGAGCGGGCGGGTCCTGCGGGGGAGTAGCGGGGGTCACCCCCTACGCGGCGTCAGGCCGTCGCTTCCCGCTCCACCCAGGCGAGGTACCCGGCGCTGCCGTGGGTCACCGGGGTGGCGATGATCTCCGGCTCGTCGTAGTCGTGCGCCTCGCGCAGATGGGTCTCCAGCTCCGGGTAGCGCGCGGCCGTTGTCTTGAGGAGTACCTGCCACTCCCTGGTCTCCTCGATCGCGCCCTGCCAGCGGTAGACCGACGTGACCGCCGCGCTCACCTGCGCACACGCCGCCAGCCTCGCCTCCACCGCCCCGCGAGCCAGCGAGTCGGCCTTCTCCCGGGCGTCCGTCGTCGTGAGCACTGTCAGGAAGTCCGTCATCAGGTCTCCTTCGTGGATACCCCCGGCTTCAGCCGGGGGAGGAAGTGGAGCCTCCGCTGGTGCGGGGCAGAGAGCCGAGTGGCCGTCAGGGTGATGGGGCGTGCACCAAAGCTGAAGGTGGGGGACACCGCAGGGATTGAGCGGGTCAATTGTCAGTCCTCCCCGCTAGGTTCTGATGCATGACGACAGCAGAGGCTACGGAAGCGGCCGGGCATGCTCGGTACACCTTCCGTCTTCGCGTGTCGTCTACGGACCGCACGGCTCTTGAAGCTGAGTGGGGCCGGGTTCGCCGGGTGTGGAATGAATGCGTCGCGAAGTCCAGGCAGGTGCACCGGCACAACCGGGCGACGGGTGGGAAGGCGACGTGCGGGCCGGTGCAGCTTGCGGCGATGCTGACCCGGGCCCGCGCCCGCACCCCGTGGTTGCGCGAGGGGGCCTGTGTTCCGCAGCAGCAGGTGGATGCGGTGGGGCACTGGTGGGCGAGCTTCGTCGTCCCCGCCGTGACCGAGCAGCTTCCCGTCACCGGGCATGTGATCGGTATCGACTGGGGCATCAGCCAGACGCAGGAAGCCGAAGCGCGGGCAGGCCGCATCGAACGGCTACCGCGAAGCGAAGCGGCATGCCGCCAAGCTCCACAAGAAGGTCGCCCGGCAACGCCAGGACACCGGCCGCAAGTGGGCCAAGAAGGTCGTCCGTGACCATGACGCCCTGGCCGTCGAGGACTTCCGCCCGAAGTTCCTCGCGAAGTCGACCATGGCCCGTAAGGCCGCTGACGCGGCGATCGGCGCCACCAAGGCCGCGCTGGTCGAGATGGGCCGCAAGCACGGCTGGATCGTGCGCTTGGTGCACCCGGCGCACACCACCATGGATTGCGCAGACTGCGGAGCGAGAACCAAGCACGCGCTGCCTCTCTCGGAACGAACATATACGTGCACCGCGTGCGGAGTGTCCCGGCCCCGGGACAAGAATTCCGCCCGCGTGATGCTCGTCCGGGCTGGTCTTCAACCCGGCTGGCGCTGACCGTGTAAGACCTGCACCCTCGCCGGGGGGCGGGCGACGTGAGCCAGGAATCCCTCTCTCCTTTATGAGGGGGAGGAGTCAAGCCCACTGATCGTAGGCGAGCTTGGCGACCAGACCGGCGACCGTGACGACCAGGACGCCGCGGACGAAGCCGCTGCCCTTCTTCAGCGCCATGTGCGCGCCGAGCCAGCCGCCGCCCAGGTTGAAGACCGCGAGCACGACGGCCAGCGACCACAGGACCGTGCCCTGGACCGAGAACATCACCAGCGCGCCGAAGTTGGTGCAGACGTTGACGATCTTGGCGGTGGCGGACGCCTGGACCAGGTTCATCTGCAGGACGGCCGTCAGCGCGAGCACCAGGAACGTGCCCGTACCCGGGCCTATCAGCCCGTCGTAGAAGCCGATGCCCAGCCCCGCGAGCGCCACCGCGACGGCGACCCGGCGCGGCGTCACCGGGCCGGTCGCGGGGGCGTCCGTGCCGAACGACGGGCGCAGCGCGACGAACGCGAGCACCGCGAGCAGCACCACCATGATCACCGGCCGCAGCACGTCGCTGCCGACCCCGGCCGCGAAGAACGCCCCCAGCGCGGAGCCGGCGAGCGCCGCCGCCCCGATGCGCACGGCGAGCCGTACGTCGACGGGGGACTTGCGGGCGTACGTCACCGCCGCGGCGGAGGTACCGACGATGGCCACGGCCTTGTTCGTGCCGAGCAGATACGCGGGCTGGAGATGCGGATACCCCAGCAGCAGCGCGGGCAGCAACAGCAGCCCGCCGCCGCCCACCACGGCGTCGATCCAGCCTGCCGCGGCGGCGGCGACACACAGCATGACCAGGGTCAACAGGGGTATGTCGGGCATCGTCGGGCGAGCGTAACCCGGGGTGGGGAGCCGCCTTGGAGGCGGGGTGGGGCCGGGGTCCGGGGCGGCTTCGTGCAGAGGTCGGGGCGGGGAGCGCCCGGCGCTCACAGTGCCGTCCGGGGGGTGCTGAGGGCAGCGTTGCGCGGTGGAAACCGGGGGGATGCGGCGGGGTAACGGCCCCGCCGCAAGGTGGGCGCATGAGCCTGACCGAGCCCGTAGCCGACCGCCCCGCCGGGGGGCGCCGCGTCGTGATCGTCGGCGGCGGCATGGCCGGTACGCGGCTCGCGCGGCAGCTCGCCGGTGCCGGCGCGCGGGTGACGGTCGTCGGGGAGGAGCCGCATGCCCCGTACAACAGGGTGCTGCTCGCCGACGTCCTCGCCGGGCGCTACGCGCCGGACGTGATCCGCCTGCCCGACCTCCCGGCGGCCCCGGCGGTCCGCGTGCTGCGGGGCGTGCGCGCGGTGCGCGTCGACCGCGCCGCGCGCCGGGTGGAGTGCGACGACGGGCGGGCGGTGCCGTACGACGTGCTGGTGCTGGCCACGGGCGCCTGGCCGGTGCTGCCGCCGCTGCGCGGGCTGTTCGATGACGACGGCGACGGCGTCGGCGGTGCCGGTGTCGCGTTGCCAGCGGGGGTGCACGCCTTCCGGACGATGGACGACTGCCTCGCGCTCGCCGCGGCGACGATCCCGGGCGCGGCGGCGGTGGTGGTCGGCGGCGGGCTGCTCGGCGTCTCGGCGGCCCGGGCGCTGGCCCGCCGCGGCGCGCGGGTGGTGCTGGCGCAGCAGGGGGAGCGCCTGATGGAGCGCCAACTCGACCCGCCCGCGGCCCGCCTGCTGCGGGGCCACCTTGAGGACCTGGGCGTAGAGGTGCACACGGAGTGCCGGGTACGGGGGGTGCGCACACGGCCGGCGGTGCCCGGGGACGGGAGTGACGGCGTGCGCGGGGAGGGCCGGGTCCGGGGTGTGACACCGGACCCGGTGGTGCCGGACCCGGGCCGCGCGCCGCGACCTTCGGCGCGTCGTGCCCCCGGCGGCGGCTCCGCCGCGCCTGCGGGGCCCGCGGCCCGTAGCGCCTGCGGCGCCGGGTCCGGCGATGGCTCCGAGGCACCCGTGGACACGGCCCGTGCAGCCGCCTCCCGCGCCGCAGGCGCGACCACTCGATCCGTCACCGGCGTCGAACTCGCGGACGGGTACGTGCTCGACGCCCGCCTCGTCGTCCTCGCCTGCGGTGTTCGGCCCCGCGTCGGGCTCGCCAGGGCCGCCGGGCTCGACGTGGGCGCGGGCGTCGTCGTGGACGACGAACTCCGTACCTCCGATCCCGCCGTCCACGCCATCGGCGACTGCGCCGAGCACGCCGGGGTCCTCTACGGCCTCGCCGCCCCCGCCCTCGAACAGGCCGACGTCCTCGCCCGCGTCCTCACCGGCACCCCACCACACCGCTACACCGGCACCCGCGCCCTCACCCGCCTCACCCTCTCCGCCGCCGACACGCCCCTCGACCTCGCCGCCTTCGGCGTCACCGAGCCCGCCCCCGGCGACGACGTCGTGCACCTCGCCGATGCCACCCGCCGCGTCTACCGCAAGGTCGTCGTCCGCGCCGACCGGCTCGTCGGCGGCATCCTCCTCGGCGACCTCGCCGCGGTCGGCACCCTCGCCCGCGCCTGGGAGGGCGACGCGCCGCTGCCCCCGGGCACCCCGCTGCACCACCTGCTCACCGATCACCTCGGAGGCTCCTGACGATGTCGACGACCACCCGCACGCCGCCGGCTCCGCAGCCGCCGCAGGCACCCCGCACCCTCGTGCTCGTCGGACACGGCATGGTCGGGCAGCGCTTCCTCGAAGCCCTCGCCGAGCACCGCGTCACCGACACCCACCGCGTCGTCGTCTTCTGCGAAGAGCCCCGGCCCGCCTACGACCGCATGCACCTCACCTCCTACTTCTCCGGCACCACCCCCGAAGGACTCTCCGTCACCCCCGACGGGTTCATGGCCGGGCACGGCATCGAACTCCACGTCGGCGACCCCGCCGTCGCCGTCGACCGCGCCGCGCGCACCGTCACCTCCGCCGCGGGCCGCACCGTCCCGTACGACGTGCTGGTGCTGGCCACCGGCTCGTATCCCTTCGTCCCGCCCGTCCCCGGCAAGGACGCCCGCGGCTGCTTCGTCTACCGCACGGTCGAGGACGTCCTGGCCATCGAGGCGTACGCGCAGGGGGCGACCGCCGGCGTCGTCGTCGGCGGCGGACTGCTCGGTCTTGAGGCGGCGGGGGCGCTGCGCGGGCTGGGGCTGGCGACGCACATCGTGGAGTTCGCGCCGCGGCTCATGCCCGTCCAGGTCGACGAGGGCGGCGGCGCCGCCCTCCGCCGTACCATCGGCGACCTGGGGCTCGACGTGCACACCGGGGTCGCGGGGCAGGAGATCCGCACCGGCGCCGCGGGCGCGGTGACCGCGATGGAGCTGTCGGACGGCTCGGCCGTCGCCGCGGACCTCGTGGTCTTCTCCGCGGGCGTACGCCCCCGGGACCGGCTCGCCCGCGAGGCGGGCCTGACCGTGGGCGAGCGCGGCGGCGTCGCCGTGGACGAGCGGTGCCGTACCTCCGACCCCGCGGTCTTCGCCATCGGCGAGTGCGCGCAGGCCGCGGACGGCCGGGTCTACGGGCTGGTCGCACCCGGGTACGAGATGGCGGAGACCGCCGCCGCCGCGATCGCCGCCGCCCCACACGCCCCCGCCGCCGCCCCCAGGACCTTCACCGGCGCCGACACCTCCACCAAGCTCAAGCTCCTCGGCGTCGGCGTCGCCTCCTTCGGCGACGCCCTCGGCACCGCCGCCGACTGCCTCGACGTCGTCTACTCCGACTCCCGCGCCGGCCTCTACAAGAAGCTCGTCGTCGCCCGCGACGGCACCCTCCTCGGCGGCGTCCTCGTCGGCGACACCGACGCGTACGGCATGCTCCGCCCGCTCACGGGCAGCGTGCCGCCCGTGCCGCCCGAGCAGTTGGTGCTCCCCCCGGGCGCCGGCGCACCCGCGGCCCTCGGGCCCGCCGCGCTCCCCGACGACGCCGTGGTCTGCAACTGCCACAACGTCACCAAGGCCGCCATCCGCGGCGCCGTCGCAGAACACGACTGCACCACCGCGCGCGAGGTGCAGAAGTGCACCCGCGCCGGCTCCGGCTGCGGCTCCTGCGAGAAGGTCCTCACCGCGCTGGTCAACGACGAGCTGGCGGCCCGCGGCGTCGCCGTCGACAAGGGCCTGTGCCGCTGCTTCGCCCACACCAGGACCGAGCTGTACGAGATCGTCCGCGTCAAGCGCATCAGCTCGTACCTCCGCCTCCTCGACGAGCACGGCCGCGAGGAGGCGCGCAGCGGCGACGGCTGCGAGGTGTGCAAGCCCGCCGTCGCGTCCGTCTTCGCCTCGCTCGCGCCCGAGATCGGCGCCGCCGGCTACGTACTCGACGGCGAACAGGGCGCCTTGCAGGACACCAACGACCACTTCCTCGCCAACCTCCAGCGCAACGGCTCGTACTCCGTCGTCCCGCGCGTGCCCGGCGGCGAGATCACCCCGGACAAGCTGATCGTGCTCGGCGAGGTGGCGCGCGACTTCGGGCTCTACACGAAGATCACCGGCGGCCAGCGCATCGACCTCTTCGGCGCCCGCGTCGACCAGCTCCCCGCCATCTGGGCCCGGCTCGTCGACGCCGGGTTCGAGTCGGGGCACGCGTACGGAAAGGCGCTGCGCACGGTCAAGTCCTGCGTGGGGTCGACCTGGTGCCGCTACGGCGTGCAGGACAGCGTCCGCATGGCCATCGACCTGGAGCTGCGCTACCGCGGACTGCGCTCGCCGCACAAGCTGAAGGCCGCCGTCTCCGGCTGCTCACGCGAGTGCGCGGAGGCGCAGGGCAAGGACTTCGGCGTCATCGCCACCGCGAGCGGCTGGAACCTGTACGTCTGCGGCAACGGCGGCGCCACCCCCCGGCACGCCGACCTCCTCGC from Streptomyces sp. CMB-StM0423 includes the following:
- a CDS encoding WD40 repeat domain-containing serine/threonine protein kinase, coding for MSRPDESAVPHGRTGDAGWSTVAPPRLPLGASDPAVAGPYQLEAVLGAGGMGRVYLGRTPAGSAVAVKLVHREYAGDAAFRKRFAQEVAAARRVQGLYTVPVVDADLRADEPWLATAYVPGPSLQHAVAESGPLPADAALALIARVAEALQSIHAADVIHRDLKPSNILLTADGPKVIDFGIARAADLTAVTATGVRTGTPAYMAPEYIRGHTVAEAGDIFALGGVAHFAATGGHAFGGGTDHGVVYRILEQEPDLGGSPEPVRAVAAACLAKDPERRPTPAEVIGMCRRAAGDGGGSGGGAGHPATVVDVPPPRTVPDAHDQAAPGPYALTRTAAPAAPSSPSAPGPGPRPETATGTFGPPALLLGGVAAVVLVIVLVAVLLPSSGSDKQQQSSSPYGSYEPTGGLAFPARAPGPAGIDFSPDGRTLVTGGDDGKIRFWDVASRKQSDAVTQKNTVSNYVPGVVSVEFSPDGKLLATGTGTGGTGLYDVAGRRWLNYLHMGGENVAFSPDGKLLAIGSRTGSVFLFDPAERGDDIVAYFDHEHDVTAIAFSPDGKTLASVGDDSESTSGRSDTTRLWDIAGRDPEPYGQGDPAKVLKQPWEATAVAFGGPDGRTLAVGYPDGEVWLWDVSTGRKKATLRDDYLTEVADLEFSPDGKTLATTAESGGGVLLWNVARGKPSARLVSGDEDGKGKGLIEEVTFSRDGKLIAGADRKDRAVWLWQNPL
- a CDS encoding alkaline phosphatase PhoX; protein product: MERRSFLRGAVVSGSAAAFGGSLWRGSAAADPAQPGAGPYGAPGPADGNGIRLPQGFTSRVVARSGQQVAGTSYTWHPAPDGGACFADGDGWIYVSNSEVTPSGGAGSIRFTAAGEVAGAYRILSGTRQNCAGGKTPWDTWLSCEEVDRGYVYETDPWGANAAVRRDAMGRFKHEAAAADPERKVVYLTEDVSDGCFYRFRPATWGSLSAGTLEVLRMGSGTSGPVTWAQVPDPSGASTATRNQVAGAKRFDGGEGCHYASDSGTCWFTTKGDGRVWQYDAAAQTLELAYDDSLIPGTAPLTGVDNVTGSRSGDLYVAEDGGNMEICLITPDDVVAPFLRVEGQGGSEITGPAFTPDGTRLYFSSQRGTTGSSSGGVTYEITGPFRT
- a CDS encoding CbiX/SirB N-terminal domain-containing protein codes for the protein MTTAAELMSRITAELSTGLAAAGRGRGRPTLVAVAHGSRDPAAARTVRALLAAVRAQRPGLRVRLGHVELNEPLLRDTLSTLTGEAVLVPLLFARGHHVTRDIPETLRAAAEHGRGTHAESPAHPAAHGPGTRTAGTRGSGIPGSGTPARADPTTPQGPTAGGRPGPRAPALAARVAAPLGPHPLLAAALAGRLAEAGWRGDGVVLAAAGSRAAPAAADTAATAALLAGRLGVPVLPAYASAAAPTVAEAARALAARGCRRIGVACCFTAPGLFAHRTAADARALGLTFAAPLGAHPALARLVLHRYDEELACAGTRAGAPATPAATVRAAA
- a CDS encoding molybdopterin oxidoreductase family protein; the protein is MTVDTHCPYCSLQCGMTLAPAAADGGLDVRERPAFDVNRGALCGKGRTAPAVLDSAARLTQPLVRDDRDDPAAPLRAASWTEALDRVAAGLAAARDGHGADAVGVFGGGGLTNEKAYALGKFARVVLGTSQIDYNGRFCMSSAAAAGNRAFGLDRGLPFPLADIPRTGCVILVGANPAETMPPALRYFTELRANGGTLVVVDPRRTRTAEQADLHLAPRPGTDLALALGLLHLVIAEGRTDDAYIAERTTGWPAARAAAMAHWPELVERITGVPVPQLRRAAALFCDPGAAMVLTARGPEQQAKGTDTVGAWIDLCLATGRPGRPFSGYGCLTGQGNGQGGREHGQKADQLPGYRLLSDSAARAHVAAVWGVDPGTLPGPGRSAYELLDALGAPGPDGVRALLLMGSNPVVSAPRAAHVERRLRSLDFLAVADVVLSETAALADVVLPVAQWAEETGTLTNLEGRVLLRRRAADPPPGVRGDLDVLRGLAERLAPARAAGFPVAAEEVFAELRRASAGGKADYSGITYARIEAEGGVFWPCPEGGEPVPRMFLDRFATPDGRARFAGVQHRPAAEETDAEYPVWLTTGRVLAQYQSGAQTRRVPELTAAAPGPYVQMHPELAARVGADEGDPVAVLSRRGRAVAPARITTAIRPDTVFMPFHWPGAGRVNTVTNPALDPVSGMPEFKVCAVRVERAGPAGE
- the cutA gene encoding divalent-cation tolerance protein CutA; the protein is MTDFLTVLTTTDAREKADSLARGAVEARLAACAQVSAAVTSVYRWQGAIEETREWQVLLKTTAARYPELETHLREAHDYDEPEIIATPVTHGSAGYLAWVEREATA